DNA from Ruficoccus amylovorans:
GCAGTAAAGGATAGCGCAGAAAACGATGGAAGGAAGCCAGCCCGGATAGAGCAGGCGACCGGCGAGACGTCCAAAAAAGCCCAACCGCACGAAGGGCTCGTAAATGGTCGGCGACGCCGAAACCGGTCGGCAAAGCCCGTCCCAGGCCACGATGATGAGCCCGATAGCAAAGACCGCCATCGGCATGAAAATATCGTCATCGATCAGGATGGTGCCCGCGCCCAGCAGGAACATGGCGAGCACGATGAGGCGCTTGGCCGTGTCATGGTTCTCCGGGACGGGGCTGAAGCGCGAGGCGGCGAACTCCATCGCCAGCATGACAAGCAGCCCACCCGAAAGACAGGCCCAGGGGAGCATTTTCAGGAACTCGCTAAAGGTGTTGATCCCGAAGGCCAGGGTGCCGAACAGCGCGGGTATGCCCCAGATACCGGCCCCGATGATAACGATCCAGCGCAGGATGGGGGACTTGATGACGGAGAGGCAGACGGCGATCCCGGTCACGATGGCCGAGCCCGCCAGCAGTGCCAGCGCGTACATGAGGCTTTCGTGGAACTCGACCGAGCCGATGTAGTAACGCAACACGAGGTAGGGGAGCAGGGAGGTGATGAGCAGGACCCCCTGCGCGACGATGGCCAGCCACTTGCCGTACACGATCCGCCGCGAGCCGAGCCGGGTCAGCATCAGCAGGTCGAGCCGGGATTCGCGGTTCTCGGAGCTGAGGGCGTTGGTGCCCATGAGCGGGAGCACCACCAGCAGAACCACGCTGGTGATGAGCCAGAACATCTGCTCCATGTCGGAACTGCTGCCGACCCCCTGGCTGATCCCGATCCCGAAAACCAGGTAAAAAAGCATGACCACCTGCACGGCCAGGAACACGAGCATGTACTGGCGCGAGCGCATGCCCTGGCGCATTTCCTTGACCAGGATCGGGTTGATGTGGTCCCCGAACCATTGAGAGCATCTTTGTAGTGAAAATGTCATGACGGCACGCCTCCCAGGATTTCGACGAAGGCGTCTTCGAGCCTGCGTTCGACGCGGTTGAATTCATACACCTCGACTCCCGCCGCGAGCAGCTCGCGCAGGAGCCCGGCCAGTTGCGCCTCCGGCTGGTCGTCCGGGCGGTGGGGGACGAGAAGCTCGTGCGAGCGGTTGTCGCCGGGCCGCAGCTTGATCTCCGGGCGGGCGGCGATCCACTGCTCCAGCCGGGAGGACTCACCCCGC
Protein-coding regions in this window:
- a CDS encoding ABC transporter permease is translated as MTFSLQRCSQWFGDHINPILVKEMRQGMRSRQYMLVFLAVQVVMLFYLVFGIGISQGVGSSSDMEQMFWLITSVVLLVVLPLMGTNALSSENRESRLDLLMLTRLGSRRIVYGKWLAIVAQGVLLITSLLPYLVLRYYIGSVEFHESLMYALALLAGSAIVTGIAVCLSVIKSPILRWIVIIGAGIWGIPALFGTLAFGINTFSEFLKMLPWACLSGGLLVMLAMEFAASRFSPVPENHDTAKRLIVLAMFLLGAGTILIDDDIFMPMAVFAIGLIIVAWDGLCRPVSASPTIYEPFVRLGFFGRLAGRLLYPGWLPSIVFCAILYCLLIALIPLSGDRVNAEMRNFFILAAGAALFPFAVLLYTPFTRRNYGRLMFLIQLCLGLLMLLLHLIQEQTGARLTLGAGWIPTSVLFLELTGKHGVIGRPHAAFYSFYIYTCYTTTALSLIAIAIKAVPQHRLVAQMEKRATALLRTRKERASVAPPPVLEHDLPAADSADSARP